DNA sequence from the Bacillus pumilus genome:
ATTGTGATATTATTTTAAAAAGTCATAAAAATGTAACATATTTCTATCTTATCAAACTTTTTGATTGCTTTATATGGGGGGAACAAAATGAACAAATCGAAAAATCGCTGGCTCATCGCAACAAGTGCTGTGGGAATTCATTTATCTATTGGGTCTGTTTATGCTTGGAGTGTTTTTACGAATCCTTTACATCAGGCCTTTCAGTGGTCATTGACAGAAATAAGCCTGACCTTCAGTATTGCTATTTTATTTTTAGGATTATCTGCTGCTTTCATGGGGCATTTCGTTGAAAGATATGGCCCAAGGGCATCAGGGCTCTTCTCAGCCATTTTCTTCGGTATCGGGATGACAGGGTCAGGATTCGCTGTACACATGTCCTCACTCCCTCTCCTCTATTTATTTTATGGTGTACTCGCTGGGATAGGATTAGGGGTAGGCTACATTGCACCTGTATCAACTTTAGTGAAATGGTTTCCGGACCGAAGAGGACTTGCAACCGGCTTAGCTATTATGGGTTTTGGATTTGCGTCTCTTATTTGCAGCCCAATTATCCAATATCTCATTGAAAAAGTAGATATCGCAAATACCTTTTACATTCTTGGAATTTCCTATTTTATGATCATGGTGATTTCATCTCTTTATTTATCACCACCAACACCTGATGACGTCAAACAATTTGATGTGTTAAAAACAAATCAAAGAAAAATCCCTCAGGATTTATCACAGCTTACAGCAAATGAAGCGATCAAAACACGACGTTTTTATTATTTGTGGCTCATGCTCTTTATTAATATCACATGCGGAATT
Encoded proteins:
- a CDS encoding OFA family MFS transporter, which codes for MNKSKNRWLIATSAVGIHLSIGSVYAWSVFTNPLHQAFQWSLTEISLTFSIAILFLGLSAAFMGHFVERYGPRASGLFSAIFFGIGMTGSGFAVHMSSLPLLYLFYGVLAGIGLGVGYIAPVSTLVKWFPDRRGLATGLAIMGFGFASLICSPIIQYLIEKVDIANTFYILGISYFMIMVISSLYLSPPTPDDVKQFDVLKTNQRKIPQDLSQLTANEAIKTRRFYYLWLMLFINITCGIAIISVASPLAQESVGFTAGAAATLVGILGAFNGLGRIGWASFSDYIGRPNTYTIFFSIQLIAFPLLPYLKEPLVFSIVMAIIYTCYGGGFASIPAYIGDLFGTKQLGAIHGYILTAWAAAGLAGPLFSSFIRDITGNYTQSLMVFSGLFFIAFIISLLIRKDIQQLRETNLTADASVSSRP